A window from Macaca nemestrina isolate mMacNem1 chromosome 8, mMacNem.hap1, whole genome shotgun sequence encodes these proteins:
- the LOC105482057 gene encoding mitoferrin-1 isoform X5, with protein sequence MATLLHDAVMNPAEVVKQRLQMYNSQHRSALSCIRTVWRTEGLGAFYRSYTTQLTMNIPFQSIHFITYEFLQEQVNPHRTYNPQSHIISGGLAGALAAAATTPLDVCKTLLNTQENVALSLANISGRLSGMANAFRTVYQLNGLAGYFKGIQARVVYQMPSTAISWSVYEFFKYFLTKRQLENRAPY encoded by the coding sequence TGGTGAAGCAGCGCTTGCAGATGTACAACTCGCAGCACCGGTCAGCTCTCAGCTGCATCCGGACAGTGTGGAGGACCGAGGGGTTGGGGGCCTTCTACCGGAGCTACACCACGCAGCTGACCATGAACATCCCCTTCCAGTCCATCCACTTCATCACCTACGAGTTCCTGCAGGAGCAGGTCAACCCCCACCGGACCTACAACCCGCAGTCCCACATCATCTCAGGCGGGCTGGCCGGGGCCCTCGCCGCGGCCGCCACGACCCCCCTGGACGTCTGTAAGACCCTTCTCAACACTCAGGAGAACGTGGCCCTCTCGCTGGCCAACATCAGCGGCCGGCTGTCGGGCATGGCCAATGCCTTCCGGACGGTGTACCAGCTCAACGGCCTGGCCGGCTACTTCAAAGGCATCCAGGCGCGTGTGGTCTACCAGATGCCCTCCACCGCCATTTCTTGGTCTGTCTATGAGTTCTTCAAGTACTTCCTCACCAAGCGCCAGCTGGAAAATCGAGCTCCATACTAA